From the Megalops cyprinoides isolate fMegCyp1 chromosome 21, fMegCyp1.pri, whole genome shotgun sequence genome, one window contains:
- the LOC118796588 gene encoding G-protein coupled receptor 12-like: MNASESHDGWVGGAEVDLSSTLPQELPLNPWDVVLCVSGTLISCENAIVVAAIFYTPSLRTPMFLLIGSLATADMLAGLGLILHFLFRYIVPSDAVQLATVGLLVASFSASICSLLAITVDRYLSLYNALTYYSERTVTRTYIMLILTWGGSILLGLLPALGWNCLRDSGSCSVVRPLTRSNLALLSGSFLVVFALMLQLYAQICRVVCRHAHQIALQRHFLPSSHYVTTRRGISTLALILGAFASCWLPFAVYGLLGDASYPPLYTYATLLPATYNSLLNPLIYAFRNQEIQKVLWAACCGCLWPGFSCRSHPPSDV, from the coding sequence ATGAACGCCAGCGAGTCCCATGATGgctgggtggggggtgcagaggtggacctctcctccaccctcccccaggAGCTGCCGCTCAACCCCTGGGATGTGGTGCTGTGCGTGTCCGGCACCCTCATCTCCTGTGAGAACGCCATCGTGGTGGCTGCCATCTTCTACACGCCCTCACTCCGCACACCCATGTTCCTGCTCATCGGGAGCCTGGCCACGGCGGACATGCTGGCCGGGCTGGGTCTCATCCTGCACTTCTTGTTCCGCTACATCGTGCCCTCCGACGCCGTGCAGCTGGCCACCGTGGGGCTGCTGGTGGCCTCCTTCAGCGCCTCCATCTGCAGCCTCCTGGCCATCACGGTGGACCGCTACCTGTCCCTGTACAACGCGCTCACCTACTACTCGGAGCGCACGGTCACGCGCACCTACATCATGCTGATCCTGACGTGGGGCGGGTCCATTCTGCTGGGCCTGCTGCCGGCGCTGGGCTGGAACTGCCTGCGGGACAGCGGCTCGTGCAGCGTGGTGCGCCCGCTGACGCGCTCCAACCTGGCGCTGCTCTCGGGCTCCTTCCTGGTGGTGTTCGCCCTCATGCTGCAGCTGTATGCCCAGATCTGCCGGGTGGTGTGCCGCCACGCTCACCAGATCGCCCTGCAGCGCCACTTCCTGCCCTCCTCACACTACGTCACCACGAGGCGGGGCATCTCCACGCTGGCGCTCATCCTGGGCGCCTTCGCCAGCTGCTGGCTGCCCTTCGCCGTCTACGGGCTGCTAGGAGACGCCTCCTACCCGCCCCTCTACACCTACGCCACGCTGCTGCCCGCCACCTACAACTCCCTGCTCAACCCGCTCATCTACGCCTTCCGCAACCAGGAGATACAGAAAGTGCTGTGGGCCGCCTGTTGCGGCTGCCTGTGGCCCGGCTTCTCCTGCCGTTCCCACCCCCCCAGTGACGTGTAG
- the cd164l2 gene encoding CD164 sialomucin-like 2 protein — protein MGVLILFGVMETCHCQAPGDCSQLDSCDGCIAGDPSNNLTDCVWRQCDDDNATGCASSSDDAQGCSIFNDTSMCSDDATPEPPPVYSQAKFDLSSFIGGVILVLSLQAGAFFAMKFIRTKDSSYETM, from the exons ATGGGTGTCCTTATCCTGTTTGGGGTGATGGAGACCTGCCACTGTCAGGCACCAG GGGACTGCTCTCAGCTGGACTCCTGTGATGGCTGCATCGCGGGAGACCCTTCTAACAACCTGACAGACTGCGTATGGAGGCAATGTGATGACG ATAATGCCACAGGCTGTGCCTCCAGCAGCGATGATGCTCAGGGCTGCTCCATCTTCAATGATACATCCATGTGCTCGG atGATGCTACCCCAGAGCCCCCTCCAGTGTACTCTCAGGCTAAATTTGATCTCTCCAGTTTCATTGGGGGTGTGATTCTGGTACTTAGTCTGCAGGCGGGAGCATTTTTCGCCATGAAATTTATCAGGACCAAGGACAGTAGCTATGAGACAATGTGA
- the LOC118796587 gene encoding low-density lipoprotein receptor-related protein 12-like → MAYGLGSNGIFFWTFLHLIASFNIIGNVVCAQHNENVYVSGMSNACGDVAEQIRASSGVITSPGWPFEYPARINCSWNIRANPGEIITISFQDFEIQSSHRCGSDWISIGTYKNLDGYRACGSSIPAPYISSQDHVWIKFHSDDSLTGKGFRLSYITGKSEEISCDSDQFHCSNGKCIPEGWKCNTMDECGDNSDEELCLQPNPSSSFSFQPCAYNQFPCLSRYTRVYTCLPESLKCDGSIDCQDLGDEIDCDVPACGEWLRTFYGTFSSPNYPDFYPPGSNCTWLIDTGDHRKVILRFTDFKLDGTGYGDYVKVYDGLEENPRRLLRVLTAFDSRAPVAVVSSSGQLRVHFYADKINAARGFNATYQVDGFCLPWEIPCGGNWGCYTEQQRCDGYWHCPNGRDEANCSACQEDEFPCSRNGACYPRSDRCNYQNRCPNGSDEKNCFFCQPGNFHCRNNRCVFESWVCDAQDDCGDGSDEESCPVVVPTRVITAAVIGSLICGLLLVIALGCTCKLYSLRMFERRSFETQLSRVEAELLRREAPPSYGQLIAQGLIPPVEDFPVCSGNQASVLENLRLAVRSQLGFTSIRLPTSGRHSNIWRRLFNFTRSRRSGSLALVSADAEESTGSGAREPDRTGAHRGLLPLDSDDTDTETDRRDIPGAVGGLVAPLPQKTPPASAVEAIVSVSASSTQPSGRDGAAEGARESANAEPQGPAPGRNQLSSALNRVSRSLRWVRLSLGRSAGGPTQSPLRHLDHSGGGRDEEDDVELLIPVSDAASDTDSSECSRPLLEPTPPPAGAGSRARAAFRDGPCEHCGMVHTAQVPDACLEATAKTETSDDEALLLC, encoded by the exons ATGGCCTACGGCTTGGGCTCAAATGGGATCTTTTTCTGGACATTTTTGCACCTCATCGCCAGTTTCAACATTATCG GAAATGTGGTTTGTGCCCAACATAACGAAAATGTATACGTGTCAGGGATGTCAAATG CATGCGGGGACGTCGCCGAACAGATCAGGGCATCGAGCGGGGTGATCACAAGCCCAGGCTGGCCGTTTGAGTACCCGGCTAGAATTAACTGCAGCTGGAACATCAGGGCCAACCCGGGAGAAATCATCACCATCAG CTTTCAGGATTTTGAGATCCAGAGTTCCCACAGATGCGGGTCAGACTGGATCTCCATCGGCACCTACAAGAACCTGGACGGCTACCGGGCCTGCGGCTCCTCCATCCCGGCCCCCTACATCTCCTCCCAGGACCACGTGTGGATCAAATTTCACTCCGACGACAGCCTGACCGGCAAGGGCTTCAGGCTGTCTTACATAACAG GGAAATCAGAGGAGATCAGCTGTGACTCGGACCAGTTCCACTGCTCCAATGGGAAGTGCATCCCGGAGGGCTGGAAGTGCAACACCATGGACGAGTGCGGCGACAACTCGGACGAGGAGCTGTGCCTGCAGCCCAACCcgtcctcctccttctccttccagcCCTGCGCCTACAACCAGTTCCCCTGCCTGTCCCGCTACACCCGCGTGTACACCTGCCTCCCGGAGTCGCTCAAGTGCGACGGCAGCATCGACTGCCAGGACCTGGGCGACGAGATCGACTGCGACGTGCCCGCCTGCGGCGAGTGGCTGCGCACCTTCTACGGCACCTTCAGCTCGCCCAACTACCCGGACTTCTACCCGCCCGGGAGCAACTGCACCTGGCTGATCGACACGGGCGACCACCGCAAGGTCATCCTGCGTTTCACCGACTTCAAGCTGGACGGGACGGGCTACGGCGACTACGTCAAGGTGTACGACGGGCTGGAGGAGAACCCGCGCCGCCTGCTCCGGGTGCTGACCGCCTTCGACTcccgcgcccccgtcgccgtGGTGTCGTCCTCCGGCCAGCTCCGCGTCCACTTCTACGCCGACAAGATCAACGCGGCGCGCGGCTTCAACGCCACCTACCAGGTGGACGGCTTCTGCCTGCCGTGGGAGATCCCGTGCGGCGGGAACTGGGGCTGCTACACGGAGCAGCAACGCTGTGACGGCTACTGGCACTGCCCCAACGGGCGCGACGAAGCCAACTGCTCGGCCTGCCAGGAGGACGAGTTCCCCTGCTCGCGCAACGGCGCCTGCTACCCGCGCTCCGACCGCTGCAACTACCAGAACCGCTGCCCCAACGGCTCCGACGAGAAGAACTGCTTCTTCTGCCAGCCGGGCAACTTCCACTGCCGCAACAACCGCTGCGTGTTCGAGAGCTGGGTGTGCGACGCGCAGGACGACTGCGGCGACGGCAGCGACGAGGAGAGCTGCCCCGTGGTGGTGCCCACGCGCGTCATCACCGCCGCCGTCATCGGCAGCCTCATCTGCGGCCTGCTGCTGGTCATCGCCCTCGGCTGCACCTGCAAGCTCTACTCGCTGCGCATGTTCGAGCGCAG GTCTTTTGAAACACAGCTGTCCAGAGTGGAGGCTGAGCTCCTGAGGAGGGAGGCTCCGCCTTCTTATGGTCAGCTGATCGCCCAGGGCCTTATTCCTCCCGTGGAAGACTTCCCAGTGTGCTCGGGAAACCAG GCATCAGTGTTAGAGAACCTGAGACTTGCGGTACGCTCCCAGCTTGGATTTACCTCAATCAGACTCCCCACGTCGGGGAGACACAGCAACATCTGGAGACGGCTCTTCAACTTCACCCGCTCACGGCGCTCGGGGTCGCTGGCGCTGGTGTCCGCCGATGCGGAGGAGAGCACAGGAAGCGGCGCCCGCGAGCCGGACAGGACAGGGGCTCACAGGGGCCTGCTGCCCCTCGACTCGGACGACACGGACACGGAGACCGACCGCCGGGACATCCCCGGAGCCGTGGGGGGCCTCGTCGCACCCCTCCCCCAGAAGACGCCCCCGGCGTCGGCGGTGGAGGCCATCGTGTCCGTGTCCGCGAGCTCCACCCAGCCCTCGGGCAGGGATGGCGCAGCGGAGGGCGCCAGAGAGAGCGCCAACGCCGAGCCCCAGGGCCCCGCCCCCGGCAGGAACCAGCTCTCCAGCGCCCTCAACCGGGTGTCCCGCAGCCTGCGCTGGGTCCGCCTCTCCCTGGGCCGGTCGGCGGGGGGCCCCACCCAGAGCCCCCTGCGACACCTCGACCACTCCGGCGGCGGCAGGGATGAGGAGGACGACGTGGAGCTGCTCATCCCGGTGTCGGACGCCGCCTCGGACACTGACTCCAGCGAGTGCTCCCGGCCGCTGCTGGAGCCCACCCCGCCTCCCGCGGGCGCCGGCAGCCGGGCCCGGGCGGCCTTCCGGGACGGGCCCTGCGAACACTGCGGCATGGTGCACACCGCGCAGGTCCCCGACGCCTGCCTGGAGGCCACGGCCAAGACTGAGACCAGCGATGACGAGGCCCTGCTGCTCTGCTAG